The following coding sequences lie in one Corticium candelabrum chromosome 10, ooCorCand1.1, whole genome shotgun sequence genomic window:
- the LOC134185283 gene encoding uncharacterized protein LOC134185283 codes for MTVDDSISVITSQTFHIFVWLFVVAGVVGNVLVVSWRCSRKESRSQILSILIVSLAVADLVWCCHYLVQEVMMLKVITTAGNRNETISFTIQDTALCLISTFLSFASCNAIMTTAVGIALHTFFTFGGYRRRNVIVYTFLSISWVSSLAMAASATVDINRLTVKHRETAMSLNRFSVTVMVGCMQGRHVYPVFVTSVNAAASVVCFVVYSRLLYKLKTANLDFVNAELKHLQIRLTIVVLVNVIIWWPPCILYWYSYFRGKTVFNGKLNLNAVMAIMMSNVLITAIDPLIYTMVSTRFTRMIRRACVGMCCHGNNERRILIELESELDASRCTCLTTCWLIRRIRSKVGRARGARSTGSMTYTDPTGSSSLFPEIKRPSYGITETDCESV; via the coding sequence ATGACAGTCGACGATTCAATTTCCGTCATAACGTCCCAGACGTTTCACATTTTTGTCTGGCTTTTCGTCGTCGCGGGCGTCGTTGGCAACGTGCTGGTCGTCTCATGGCGCTGCTCAAGAAAAGAGTCACGCTCTCAGATTCTTTCCATACTCATCGTCAGCCTCGCTGTTGCCGATCTCGTCTGGTGTTGTCATTACCTTGTTCAAGAAGTGATGATGTTGAAGGTGATTACAACAGCTGgaaacagaaatgaaacaattTCGTTCACGATCCAGGACACAGCTCTTTGTCTCATCAGTACCTTTTTGTCCTTTGCTTCGTGTAATGCAATAATGACGACAGCGGTTGGGATAGCTCTCCACACTTTTTTCACTTTTGGTGGATATCGTCGTAGGAACGTCATCGTCTACACTTTCCTCTCGATCAGTTGGGTTTCTTCTCTTGCAATGGCAGCATCGGCGACGGTAGACATAAATCGACTGACCGTCAAACATCGCGAAACGGCAATGTCCTTGAATCGTTTCTCGGTGACTGTAATGGTTGGCTGCATGCAAGGGCGCCACGTCTATCCGGTCTTCGTCACGTCCGTCAACGCGGCGGCGTCCGtcgtctgttttgttgtttatagtCGTTTGCTTTACAAACTGAAGACGGCCAACTTAGATTTTGTGAATGCAGAGCTCAAACATCTGCAGATCAGACTGACGATTGTTGTGCTAGTAAATGTGATCATTTGGTGGCCGCCTTGCATTCTGTACTGGTACAGCTACTTTAGAGGGAAGACAGTGTTTAACGGAAAATTGAATCTGAATGCTGTTATGGCGATAATGATGTCGAACGTGCTCATAACCGCAATCGATCCGTTGATCTACACGATGGTTTCGACTCGTTTCACGCGCATGATTCGACGCGCTTGCGTCGGGATGTGTTGTCATGGCAACAACGAAAGACGAATACTGATCGAATTGGAAAGTGAACTCGATGCATCACGTTGTACTTGTTTGACGACGTGTTGGCTCATCCGTCGAATACGAAGTAAGGTGGGACGTGCAAGAGGTGCCAGGTCGACTGGCAGCATGACATATACAGATCCGACCGGATCGAGTTCTTTGTTTCCGGAAATCAAGCGGCCATCATACGGGATAACTGAAACCGATTGTGAGTCAGTGTAA
- the LOC134186203 gene encoding thyrotropin receptor-like, whose translation MSFYILKQLATMTSIDETVPFTSNMSAHWLIERPGLTSHAWHVIVWFVMFVGIVGNVFVFLWRCMRKDSRRRVISLVICSLALADLLWYCRQLLQEVIILYPIFVADENQGFEFSERDRRLCLSSTFIGYVSCNAIMLSVLAIGLHCYMTLRGSRFRNKFIVLLVLVAWIVSIGVATSAVRESAMHLLPSDDVTKSPIRFDRGAYSLIIMIGCLEPFTEERMTMYPIVVSSINALCSIICAVVYICFWLKIRKSDFDPRNSGCQELKGLQIRLTIISAISLICWWPSFILYLTYYFQKKLLLSDPPPLPAVEIILLLTAVVSAVNPFVYTIASKTVLKRTGFLCSFNFCRRRNDKETIKVYFPRYDFKKRRFWKCRRFCKRCCCGSFHFSTAVSDDNVEEIRLPLLDDSEITEETKLFSETCRNSELQERD comes from the coding sequence ATGTCATTCTATATACTCAAGCAACTTGCAACTATGACGTCTATAGACGAGACCGTGCCGTTCACATCAAACATGTCGGCTCATTGGCTGATAGAGAGACCAGGCCTGACGTCTCATGCTTGGCACGTCATCGTCTGGTTCGTCATGTTTGTTGGAATCGTCGGTAACGTTTTCGTCTTTCTGTGGCGATGCATGAGAAAGGATTCGCGCCGTCGAGTCATCTCACTTGTCATATGCAGCCTAGCATTGGCAGATCTTCTTTGGTACTGTCGTCAGCTCTTGCAAGAAGTGATCATTCTCTACCCGATCTTTGTAGCCGATGAAAATCAAGGATTCGAGTTTAGCGAAAGAGATAGACGACTATGTCTCAGTAGCACGTTTATTGGATACGTTTCTTGCAACGCTATTATGCTGTCGGTCCTCGCCATCGGTCTGCACTGCTACATGACACTCAGAGGAAGCCGTTTTCGAAACAAGTTCATTGTACTTTTGGTTTTAGTTGCCTGGATTGTTTCGATTGGCGTTGCAACGTCGGCAGTTCGAGAGTCAGCGATGCATCTGCTGCCTTCCGATGATGTCACTAAGTCGCCAATAAGGTTTGACCGAGGTGCTTACTCGTTGATAATAATGATCGGATGTCTGGAACCGTTTACTGAGGAAAGGATGACAATGTATCCTATCGTTGTTTCTTCTATCAATGCTTTGTGTTCTATTATATGTGCCGTGGTGTATATTTGCTTCTGGCTAAAGATTAGGAAGAGTGATTTCGACCCTAGAAACAGCGGGTGCCAGGAGTTGAAGGGTCTGCAAATCCGTTTGACAATCATTTCAGCAATAAGCTTGATTTGCTGGTGGCCGTCTTTTATTCTTTATTTGACTTACTACTTTCAAAAGAAATTGTTGCTTAGTGACCCTCCTCCTCTTCCAGCTGTAGAgataattttgttgttgacTGCTGTCGTCAGTGCCGTTAACCCCTTTGTTTACACTATTGCTTCTAAGACCGTTTTAAAGAGAACAGGTTTTCTTTGCTCATTTAACTTCTGTCGCCGTCGAAACGACAAAGAAACCATTAAAGTCTATTTTCCAAGATACGATTTTAAGAAAAGGCGTTTTTGGAAATGTCGCCGGTTTTGCAAAAGGTGTTGCTGTGGATCCTTTCACTTCTCGACTGCCGTCTCTGATGATAACGTTGAGGAGATTCGACTGCCGTTGTTAGACGACTCTGAAATCACGGAAGAAACAAAACTGTTTTCTGAGACTTGTCGTAACTCTGAACTGCAAGAAAGGGACTGA
- the LOC134185284 gene encoding uncharacterized protein LOC134185284, with the protein MEEIDENEFHSELANMYAHLEINQGTSSLKIQEIGESECSSELANYTRNGGSSSMEEKAVVEKVSDDVEETYGNLVPGELQGSSKEDGPSHQTAAVNSDGRSAPMASLSDTDEKAREKGKEKVKWQGKQKVLTNVLEKQEMSDLAQSVRVREETEIESSIRGTCGGKSRNDEVPSSEGGVSSGVTLGNGKDEMMKETKMKEIPCNDRLMRTISFKSQKTASDLIIKEVDVIAAENQVKELEEKSIENDPSHQTTVTIGCQSTLALPPSNRMMREKKKKKVTWQDEQMLTNNIENKKAADRPQNLLHMKWMDEIESYMREMCVEKSSDDESSLDEDVESCGVSLATGTDEMTGRMELKERQTSMPNNGSRSRGSSDMEDITLGRKVDEINKTIGNISERLVSEKLHWSSTEDGPSYQKNVRSNSRGGLMLSLDDGMKKKKGKRKVKCKDKHIKTKDTRKKVASFDMVERMLGEKFEQDIYNENCIRKMYRRRWSSTEDGPSYQENVRSNSRSDLMLSLDDGMRKKKELQDRANSVEAKCEADDILEDFDDTIEPSANRSWQNGTSVTAPSDRPGTGNVGPIPLRFAWSLDTMQEEREVGRHEKMKERPTSARDAAPRWNIATSLRKIWKRRRSSVAPAPVPELIRLLFVEIIEERYDIEAVDVDGVQINREDDSHRQLQTQLHASILISPASPPLLLPPCCCPSIVSINYETTNPVSRTCQSRAVPQIRDSKGTTNKLPKSLDIQMIKSSELRPTPLTALAPTIEYNEEQSIRHRSSTAPVVSFGTADTL; encoded by the exons ATGGAAGAGATTGACGAAAACGAATTTCATTCTGAATTGGCAAACATGTATGCACACTTAGAAATCAATCAAGGTACCAGTAGTTTGAAGATCCAGGAGATTGGCGAAAGCGAGTGTTCTTCTGAATTGGCGAACTACACAAGAAATGGAG GAAGCTCTAGTATGGAGGAAAAAGCAGTGGTGGAAAAAGTGAGTGACGACGTAGAAGAGACTTATGGCAATCTCGTGCCTGGAGAGTTACAGGGCAGCAGCAAGGAAGATGGTCCATCACACCAGACGGCAGCTGTCAACAGCGATGGTCGGAGTGCTCCAATGGCGTCACTTAGTGATACGGATGAAAAGGCGAGAGAAAAGGGAAAGGAGAAAGTTAAGTGGCAAGGGAAGCAAAAAGTACTGACAAACGTCTTAGAGAAACAAG AGATGTCTGACTTGGCGCAAAGTGTGAGAGTGAGGGAAGAGACTGAGATTGAGTCTTCCATTCGTGGAACTTGCGGAGGAAAGAGCAGAAACGATGAGGTACCATCGAGTGAAGGCGGTGTGAGCAGTGGTGTGACGCTTGGGAATGGGAAAGATGAAATGATGAAAGAAACGAAAATGAAAGAAATACCCTGCAACGACAGGCTCATGCGGACAATTAGTTTCAAATCTCaaa AAACTGCTTCTGACCTCATTATAAAAGAAGTCGACGTGATAGCTGCAGAAAACCAAGTGAAG GAGTTAGAAGAGAAAAGCATCGAGAATGATCCATCACACCAGACAACCGTGACCATTGGTTGTCAAAGTACTTTGGCGTTGCCACCTAGTAATAGAATGATGAGGGAAAAGAAAAAAAAGAAAGTTACGTGGCAAGACGAGCAGATGCTTACAAACAACATCGAGAATAAAA AAGCGGCTGACCGTCCCCAAAATCTATTGCACATGAAATGGATGGATGAGATTGAGTCGTACATGAGGGAAATGTGCGTGGAAAAGAGCAGCGACGATGAGTCATCGTTAGATGAAGACGTTGAGAGTTGTGGTGTGTCGCTTGCTACTGGGACAGACGAAATGACGGGAAGGATGGAACTGAAAGAGAGACAAACGTCAATGCCCAACAATGGTTCAAGATCACGAG GAAGCTCTGACATGGAGGACATAACATTGGGTAGAAAGGTGgatgaaataaataaaacgaTAGGAAACATTTCCGAGCGTCTCGTTTCCGAGAAGTTACATTGGAGCAGCACGGAAGATGGTCCATCTTACCAGAAGAATGTGCGCAGTAACAGTCGGGGTGGTTTGATGTTGTCACTTGATGACGGAatgaagaaaaagaaaggaAAGAGAAAAGTCAAGTGCAAAGACAAGCACATCAAGACAAAAGATACAAGAAAGAAAG TGGCATCGTTCGACATGGTGGAAAGAATGTTAGGGGAAAAGTTTGAACAAGATATCTACAATGAAAATTGTATCCGCAAAATGTACAGAAGAAGATGGAGTAGCACGGAAGATGGTCCATCTTACCAGGAGAATGTGCGCAGTAACAGTCGGAGTGATTTGATGTTGTCACTTGATGACGGAATGAGGAAAAAGAAAGAACTTCAAGACAGAGCTAACAGTG TGGAAGCGAAGTGTGAAGCTGACGACATATTGGAGGACTTTGACGATACTATCGAGCCTTCAGCGAATCGATCATGGCAAAATGGTACAAGTGTTACTGCTCCATCAGATCGACCAGGAACCGGGAACGTCGGACCCATTCCTCTAAGGTTTGCTTGGAGTCTCGACACAATGCAGGAGGAAAGAGAAGTTGGAAGACATGAAAAGATGAAAGAAAGGCCAACATCTGCAC GTGATGCCGCTCCTAGATGGAATATCGCTACGAGTTTGAGAAAAATTTGGAAGCGGAGAAGATCATCAGTCGCTCCAGCACCAGTTCCCG AGTTGATTCGTCTTCTATTTGTAGAAATCATAGAAGAACGTTATGATATAGAAGCTGTCGACGTTGACGGCGTACAAATCAATCGCGAGGACGACAGCCACCGACAATTGCAGACACAGCTGCATGCTAGCATTTTGATCTCTCCAGCCTCTCCTCCACTTCTCTTACCACCATGTTGTTGTCCATCCATTG tGTCAATAAACTATGAAACCACAAATCCTGTGTCTCGTACGTGTCAATCTCGTGCAGTACCTCAGATTCGTGACTCCAAGGGAACTACAAATAAGTTGCCAAAGTCTCTTGATATTCAAATGATCAAGTCGTCCG AATTACGACCTACACCTTTGACAGCGCTAGCCCCTACAATTGAGTATAATGAAGAGCAGAGCATCCGACA